The Caproicibacterium amylolyticum genome includes the window GATAAATGCGCTGTAAACCACGGTATCATTTTGTCCGGAAATACCTTGCCTTGACATATACTGTTTTGCAAGCGACGCGCTGTTAGCTCCGTTGATGTCCGGCCCATTAGGCTCACCATCTGAAATGAAAATTACATATTTTTTCTTTCCATTCGTGTGATCTAATACGGAAGACACCTTATCAATTGCAGCATCCAGGCAAGTATACGGGGACGGGTAAAGATTAGCGATTTGATTTCCCGCTGCTGTCGGCGATGTAAATCCGTTTATGAAAGTACCCTCGAAGCTAGTGTTGTGGGGTCTATAGGAGTTATAATTGTACTCTTTTTCCCCATCTGCATTATGGACCGCGTTATAGTCCTGGGTATTCATCGGATCATCTTTTAAATAGGAAAAATAAGAATTGCCAACAGCTCTTTTCGTCCAACAGAATCCGCCATTTGCCACATCAATCTGTTTATCACTTGGCAGCAGCGTATTGATTTGCGTTAACTTACCCATGAATTTTGCAGCGGCGGACTTTAGAATTGCCAGTCTGGAATCCCCTGCATACTTTTTATAATTACTGCTTCCCTGATCCTCTGGATAGTCACCATCACTGTGCCAGTAATCACCACCGTGTTTTGTTCCGTCAACTGACAATTTCATACTGGTTGAGCGGTCTAGCATCATAATAACTTCTGACTTTGGAATAGACGTATAGCTGCTGATAGAACCGGTGGGCGTCAGTGTTATTTCTGCGGTGCGCCCATCTGACTGCATTTTAGCTGTCTTCTGCAATTTCACTTCTGCTGAAGGCGACGGTACTGTTACGACTGCCACACCAGAGCTTCCAACCTGAAAGGTCGCGCGCTTTAAGCCGCCGCCATTCGTAATGTTGACTTCATCCGCATAAACAGCACCTGTTATCAGGCAGTTCGATAATTGGACATCGGAAGTTGGTGCAAGAATGGTTCCCAACATGCCCGCTTGCGCTGAAGAATATATTTGAACATCCTTTGTAACCGTACCAAAGTTCCACAAGACTCTGCGTGCAACGGGATCGTATTGTGATCCTGGATTTACCCCGCCGATTCTGATTTCAGGCATATCTATATAGTCACAATTTTTATCAACGTTGAAATTGATTACCAGATACTGATCGTCAAAAAGGGAAATACCTTTATTTGCAAGGTCATTATAATCTCCATAGCCCAATGCGTTGCACAGAGCTGCTTTTATCTGCGAACTATATACAATATTTTCTCCAGACCAAAAATCATATTGGGACTGTAGGTTTAAATTAATGACCTTTACCTGCGCGTCCGCCGCCGAATCCGTGCATTGGCTTAACTGACTGGAAAGTTTACTTAAACTGTCATAAGTTTCTTTTGCAAACTCGTTTCCCTGTGCACCTAAAGAAACTGGGAATTTTTCTTGATTTGTAGTTGTAACAGACGAAAATTCGTCAACCAAATAGCGATATTGCTTTTTATTTTTAATATATCCCTGACCGGAGCCATTGCCAATCGGTTCTAATGAGCAGCTGTCCCCAAAATAAACTTTGCTGGGGCTTTCGGCAACACCTTTGACTTTAATGGTTGTGTCTGATTGGTAATTGACATCCTTTATGTAATTGATAGATGCATAATCATCAGAACTGGAGTGAGAAGTTGCAGTTAGTTTGGCACCTACTGCCGTGTTTACCTTGCCATTCTGTATCAAATAAGCATAATATGTTTTGTTGGGAGTCAGACCGGTAATGGTTTTCTGCACGGTGCCGTCCTTGTTGGGTTCTATCCAAAAAGGTTCACCCCGTAACTGCGTACCCGCTGCATCCTGATAGATGCCGAATTGGTAAGTACCCTGTGGTGCGCTGATGCTTAGTGTAACTGTACCGGAACCAGCGGAGGCCTTTCCCCAGCTTTTTACATTTCCTATTTCCCCTTGTGAGCCGGTGATATTTGCAACTGCAATGTTTGACTCAAAATTGAGAGCAGAACTGTTTCCCAGTTTATTCGCTAAAATGCCAAAGTATCTTGCACTGCCAAGTCCATCTTGAATATCCTGTGCAGTAACCGAAGCAGCACTTGCCGCGTTGGCATCCACTCCCGCAATCTCAATGGAAACAGCAGAGGAAAGGACGGTAAGGCACAAAACAGCACAAATAGACTTTTTAATTCTGCGTTTCAATGTTACGCCGTCAATCTTCATTGACTTTCCTCCCTTTGTTCCGCTTAAAAACAGGCAAAAAAAATGCCAAAACAACTGCGGATTGAAAATCCGCTTTGCTTTGGCAGCTGGCTGCCGCCTCAGTTAGCTGAGGGGCCCTTTAGCTTTGCGTCACCGATTCTCATCGGCTTTGCTTTTACAAGTGATAACTATTGGTTAATTACTTGATTGGAATTTATTTCTTCTTGGTGACAACAAATATGTTACCATCATTTTGCTAATTTGTATGTAACATAGTTACATTTATTGGACTTTGCTATTCTATTTGTAACTTTTTTGATGTTTTATCTGATATCTTATTTGTAATAAATAGATTTATTAATATTGAACCTCCAATTAGATAAAAGTAATAACTGGAATTTGGAATCTTTATCAGATGGATTTTATCTATATCAGTTTTTTCAACTTTTCTCTATCAGTAATCACAACTGCCCCACGATGCAAAATCAACATCTGCCGTTTCTGCAGATCCTTTAAAATTCGTGTAACAACTTCTCGCGCACTGCCCAGATGACAGGCAATTTCTTCATGTGTTATTTTCAGTTGATTTGTTCCGCAAAAGCTGCTTTCTTCCAACAGCAGCTTGGCGATGCGGCTGTCCAACCGCTTAGAAAGGATATCATTCACAACACCAGTAATCTTTCTGCAACAGTCGCGCTCAGATTCCATCTGTTCCTTTAAATAGGCCGCTGATTCTGTAAGCAGGGCTTCATGCAGCTGCACCGGAATACACAAGATTTCAGAATTACTTTCGGCCTGCAGCATAATTCCAATCTGTCCGTCTTCACTCAGGCAATCTTTCAGCATAAACGAACAGAGGGAATCCGGAACCATACGATAAAAAGTCACTTCCTTGCCATCCTCGGCAAGCATATAAACACGAATGCGCCCTTTTATCACGGCCAGCATTTGATAATTCTTTTCTTTTCCAAATGGATTCCGAGCACCCACCGGTACTTCTATGAGTTCCGCCTCACGGTGAATACTTTCCTTTTGTGCATCCGAAAGTGTATCCCAAAAGGATAAACAGGTCTCATACATATTAAATCTTCCTCTCCATCTTGCACCTAAATATACAGTATTTAGCAATTATCATTATAGCATTGCATTCCAAAATATCAATATGCAAAAATCATGCAAGTAAAAAGGACCTGCACTGTTTATGTTTACAGTGATTTACTGTAAGCAGTAAACAGTGCGGGCCCTTAAAAACTCATACATTGGATTCTTGCAAACGAAAATGTATCTGCGTAACTGCCTGCACAATCGCAGGCAGTAGGCACAGTAAACTGTACAGTACATAAAAGAGAATGGATATCGGTGTAATATCATTCCATACGATTTGTGGGTCATATTGAATTTGCATTTGGTCAAACATGGCTGCCGCCGCTGCTCCTGTAATCAGCGCGCAGAGAAAAATCACAAAAATACGGTCTCGGTTGTCAAAGCGATAAATGGAACAGGCTGTCCGCTTTTTTAGTGTGAAGCCCCTGCTTTTCATTGAATCGGATACTTGAATAAAATTTTCCAGTGTCCACGATATCAAAATTGAAATTTCCCGAAAAGCATGCCGCATCCGAAAGAAAAAGCTGCCCTGACATTTTCCTCTGCCAATGCCGCACTGTGCTGCGTTAATGCTGCTTTCTTCTGCTTTTATACGCGGAACCAGACGCAGACAGATGGACAGAAGCAGTGAAAATTTTGGTGCCACACGCCCAAACAAATAGATGATTTTATCAGACGGTACAGTAGCATGAAAGCAGGAAATCCACATTAGTACAGCCGCTGCTGTCAAACCAACTATGCTGCCATACAGCAGTGATTCTGCTGTAATACGATTTCCTATCCAATTAATAGACAAAGTGGTAACTCCAAAATGAGTGAACGAGGCATAAAATGCCGCAAATAAGCCAATACACGGTATTAAAACGATATTAAACACCAATGCCCGTGTTCCGTTTAACTGAAGCGAAAACAGAAATGCGCAAATCCACGAAATCAGTACGAATACTGGATGATTAGAACTGACAGTAAACGCGAAAATGGCTGTGAAAAACAAAAAGTTGACAGCCGGATGGAACGAATCAAACTTCACGGTCTGCCTCCATGATGCCATACTTCAGTTTTATGCGGTCCAACTTTTCAAACAGAGGCTGTGATACCAACAGCAGTGTTAAAAAAGTTGCAAGTGCATGGACTGCGTTGACCGGGAGACCGGAAAGATAAACTGCCGCCGCGCTTTCTTGCGTAACAGAGGCCGCTGTCATAAAGAGTGTACTGGTGTCCAGAATTGGTCCAATCAACACCAGCACAGCAATACCGCCAAAAATGGACAGCGGGATTCGTTTTTTGCTGAGAATTCCCTTGTTGCAGAGCAGACCAACCAAAAATCCGGCGATGCCGAATGCCAACATCTGCCACGGAGTCCATGGTCCCTGCCCAAAAAGGAAATTTGAAACAAACGCAGAAACCGCACCGGTCAGGAATCCAGCCTCCGCTCCAAATGCGGCACCAGCAATCATAATAATTGCCGTCATTGGCTTAAAATGCGGCAGCCAGATAAATACTGCCCGTGAAGCAACCGCCAGCGCACACATAACCGCCAGCGTAACCACTTCCCGTGCCTGCGGCTTTCTGCTTTCAAACGCCAGAAAGAATGGAACCATTGACAGTAGAATAACCATCAGACTAACTGCGTAATACTGCTGGTTTCCGAACACTCGCCCGCCGAATATCAAAAGCAAAATAACAGCGGCAATGCAAACGGCAGAAGCAATGCTGCTTTTTTTTATTTGAAATTTCTCCGCCATAACTCTATCACATCCTCATTGGTTACTGCATTTTCAAACAGATGACGGCTCATCCGGTTGGCAGCCGTCGTATAAAAGCTGTTCTGCACAAAAAAGTTTCTCGGCGCACTGGTAGTTAAAACCGCACCGTCAAAGAACATGGAAACGCTGTCCGCATACTGCGCACAGAATTCGACATCGTGTGTAACCATAATAATCGTCGTACCGGTTTCTTTCAGCATCTGAAAAATCCGTGCAAGCTGTATTTTATAAAAATTGTCGATACCCTTTGTCGGTTCGTCAAGCAGCAGTATTTTAGGCCGGCAGAGCAGAACCTTTGCCAAAGCAGCTTTCTGCTGCTCCCCGCCTGAAAGATCATAGGGGTGGGATTCCAATAGATTCGCAATACCGCATTGGGAAACAACCGTTTGAATCAATGTTTCTTTTTCCTGCTGCGGCAAATTTTCCTCTGCAAGCATTTCCCAAAGGTCTTCTTTTACAGTCTTTTTAACAAAAAGGCACTGCGGGTCCTGTGGAAGCATGGCAAGGCAGTTTTGAAAAAGTTCTGTGGTTTTGTATTTTTTCAGTGGCTTTCCGAAAATCTTGATTCTCCCGCGATACGGTTTGCAAATACCACAGGCCGCTTTCAGAGTTGTAGATTTTCCGGTGCCGTTACCGCCGACGATTGCAAACAGGCTGTTCGCTGGCACCTGTAAAGATACTCCTTTGAGTATGTCCGGAGCGTCCTTTTCATAGCGGAACCAAACATCTTTCATTTCCAGCACACCTGCAGCAGTTTCTTGTTCTGCGTTAGGCTTATCGATTCTGGTTATCTTCGGGGTTTCTCCATGGAAACTTTCAGAAAGCCAATTCCGACCTTCCCGAACCGTCAGCGGACACGGCAAAGTGCTTTTTTGAACACCATAATAAATCTGCATAGGCGCTGGCAGTGAAACAAACAGGTCGCTGTGCTCTCTTGCCAGCTTTTGCCCGATACTGCGTGGATTCCCATCTGCCAACACTTTGCCCTGCTCCATCACCACCACACGGTCAGCATTGGGAAAAATGTTCTCCAGCCTATGTTCCGAAAGAATCACCGTTGTGCCAAGCTCACGATTGATTTTGCAGACTGTATTCAAAAAATCAGCAGCTGCAATTGGGTCAAGCTGACTGGTTGGCTCGTCCAGAATCAGCACCTGCGGCTGCATTGCCATAATAGACGCTAAATTCAGCAGCTGCTTCTGTCCGCCGGAAAGTTCCCGCACATCCCTGTGAAACCAGGACTGTATGCCAAAGTAGCTTGCCATTTCCGCCACACGCAGACGCATGACACTTTGGTCAGTGCCGAGGCTTTCCAACCCAAAAGCCAATTCATGCCAAACTTTATCTGTTACAATCTGATTTTCCGGATTCTGCATGACAAAGCCAATTTTGCTGCTTTGATTGCGCAGAGTGACCGCTTCCAGTTCCTGTCCACAAAAAAGGACGTGACCGCTTTTCTTTCCATGTGGTGCTAAAACAGATTTCAAGTGACGCAGCAGAGTCGTTTTTCCGCTGCCACTTTTTCCGCAAAGCACAAGATACTCTCCCTGCGAAATTGAAAGGCTCACCTGATGCAGTGCTTCCCTGCCGGATACTGGGTAAGCAAAACTCAAATTTTCGATCTTAAATATTTCCATTGCAGTTCCTCTTTAATATGAATAAATGAAGGAAGAAATAGTAGCAGTGCATAACTTACCGCACCTGCCAGTAAAGGAACATCCGGTACCGCAGCGGCTGCCGGCGGACCGCCCAAAAAAGATGCTGTGCTTTCCTGTCCGCAGAAAATCACAAGCATGATTGTTACAAAAATTATCAGTAAAAAAATTCTGTCTGCTGCACACCAGTTATATTGAGAAAACGCCGTACGCTCTGCACAGCCGTATCCCCGGCTTTTCATCGAATCTGCCGAAAGAATCGAATTTTCCAATGCTGAAGAAGTAAGTGCAGAAAGCTCTGCCATGCTGTTTTTCAGCTTTTGCACAGTCGTTCCGGCTGTATTAAATTTGCCAATACATTTTCTGGCATTAGAAATTTTCTGTGCCGACCTTTGGTAATTTGGGATCAAGCGCAACACCATTGTAAGCACCAGCGAAACGGCAGGTACCAGGCGGCCAAACAAATAAATAAACTTATCGCTTGTCATAATGCGATTATAGCAGGCAAACCAGAGAATAACCGAAAGGAATACCGCACCGGCAACAAAGCCATAGGTCAGCGCCTCCCATGTGTATGGCCTGCTGTCCCAAAGCCTAAAAAGTACTGTATTGCCGTTCGTATTAAACAGCGGATTCAGCAGTGTAATGAAAACTGCCAATGCTGTTGCTGAGAACAGGAACTTCACACCGCGGATTCCGGTTAGCAGCACATAATAGAGCAAAGCCATACCCGCTGAAATGCATAAAAAACAGGGATGCAGCAGAAACATTGCAGACAGTACTGCAGACGTGAAAAATATAAAATTTACAGCCGGATGATAGGCTGAAAAAGGTTCATTCATCCTGACCCTCCAGTACAGATTGGGCAGTGACGGCCATCACTGCTCAATTTTTATTCATTTACTTTCCGTTTTCTAATTTTTACTACAGCAATTATGATTATAACACCTGCCGCCAGAGATGCAACCGCTATCCACACGATCATATTTGCACAAGCCAAGTTGGGAACTCCTGTAGAAGCAGCAGCCGCCTTAACAGCAAGCTTTGCAGTAGATTCTTCTGCACAAGCGAGCAGGGCAAAGCGATGCGGATTTTTCGTTTTCCACACAGCTGTGCCATTTTTCACTGTACATCTGCTGTACTGCACCCTGCCGGTGTCATCATACTGGCCAATCGCCAATTTTTTGTACTTTTCTGCACCCGCCGGCACAGGAACGGCCACCGTCAAGTTTTCAGTTGACTGTACTTCTTTTCCGGTGAGAATATCCGTTAAAGTAAGCTGATACATGCTCAGCAGTGTGTTGCTTCCAAAATCCTGCTTTGCTTTCTGCATCTGATCACTTGAAATGGTTTGAACAGACAGCTTCACATTCCATGCAGCACCCTCCAGCTGAATACCGGTGGAAGCATCTTTATGGTTCGCTTCACTCAACCGTTTCAGTTCAGCCCGCAGTACAGCATAGTTGGAAACCTTTCTTTGCTGTTCTGCAGAAAGCGAACTGTACTGCCGATAGGCTGCCAAAACTGCGTGCTCATTGGAACTTGCAGTCAAGCTGCTGATTGCAGAAATGACCGGATTTACACTTTGTGCTGCCACAACAGATTTTGACATATTCTTTGCAGTAACCGAACCGCTGTGTGTTCTCCTTTGTGCCTGCTGTACGGTACTAGTGGCATTATACTGTGCTGAAATCTGCGGTAAGCCACCGTTAGCAACAACAATCGTCTGCTTTTGCAGTCGTACAAATTCTTTTTCCGCCGCAAGCAAAATTCCATAATTCATTACGAATGTTTTTTCCTCTGCAGAAAGTGCATTGTAGCCTACCCGTGCGGCTTGAATGATTCCCGCGCTATTCTTAGAAACATGTCCAATCGCGGAAATCAGCTTTGCAACTTTGTCAGCATGCTGATATTGGCTGTAAGTGTTTTCCGCTTTGGTCAGAATTACGTAATTGTTTACCAATGCTTTTTCAAGCTGATCCAGTTTTTCATAAGCGGTACGGGCTGCCGTTATTTGTGCCAAACTGGTTCTAGTGACTGTTCCTATCTTATCAATGAGTTTGACAACACTGTCTACATGTTTTAATTGCGTGAACTTTAATTCTGCCTTTTCCAGCAATTCATAATTTGCTACAGTCTGCCGTTCTTCCTTTGAAAGTGCATTATAGGCATTCACAGCCCGCTGAATCTGTTGCTCCTTTTCCAAAGTAACGGTTCCAATCTCAGCAATCAGTTTTTGCACAGCTTCTACATTTTTCATCAATTCTGCCAGCTTTTTTTCAGCGTCAAGCAGCTTTTGATAATTGCTGACTTGTTCCTTTGCAGAGGCAGAAAGTTTATCATACGCTGTTCTTGCCGCCTTTACAGTTGCTGCCTTATCGACGGTTACGTCACCAATACTATCAATTAGGATAACCACTGCTTTGTAAGGCTGCTGTTCATCTGAAGGGATATCTCCCATGTCGTACAGTGGTTTTTGATTATTTTTATAGTACTGATATGCAACCAGTGCGTAGTACGCCTGCTCTGTTGCCATTTCGTTCACACGATCGCCTGTGGTATGCCGAAAACCACCGCCCTCCACAGCAAATGAGCAAAGATTGTCAATCAAGCTGTTCTCATTTTTCACAAACCGTTTATCTTCTGCAGGATTGATTTGCAAAGCCGTCAGTGCCACAATAACCTGTGCAACTGACTCCGCGTTATCTGTTCCCCAACTTGCAAAACCACCCTTTGTATTTTGCATTTCAGAAAGCAATGCAACCGCTTTATTGACAGCATTTTTTATGCGAACAGTAAGAGAATCTGTTGAAACCAGCCGATTCTCCATACGCAGGCTTATCTTGTTATTGTAGTACGGTGCAAGCGCCTGCAGAGCCATACCGGTCATATCCGGGTCTGCCTGACTACCGAAGAATGCCCATCCACCATCGGGAAGCTGTGCATCCAAAACCGCTTCTACCAAATTTTCACGCGTAGCCTGCATTTTGCCGGCAGTAGCCTTTGGAATCGCATAGCTATGAGAATCGAGCGCAATCAGTGCCCAGACAGGGCCATTTATTCCCTGGTGAATATCTTTATTATAATCCGAAAAGTGTTCCAAAAGATTATAACCTGCAACATTTTTGACATTATAGCCAATAGCAGTCAGTGCCAACGTAACGCGCGCATAGTCTGTACACTGGTCACTGCCGATTGTCCCATTTCCACTCTGCAGAGCATTAATTACATTGGAAACATATTTATTATAGTAAGCGGAATTTACTGCAAAGCCGGAACGTGCCAGGCCAATTACTGCCCACTCTCCGCCGACAGAACCAACTGTTGGATTTGAAACGGTATTGTACAGATAGTTTCCGGTTGCAGCATAAGCTTGTGAAACTTTATCACTGGAGGTTGTTTGCAGAGTTACCTGATAAATATCGGTGCTGTCCGCTGTTCCGTCGTTTGCCTGAAAACGAAGAATGGTGCGTCCCTGCTCTGTCGGTTTGAAACTGTATGCCTTTTCCGCCGGAACATAAGCGGCACCGTTAACACTGACTTTGTAAGTCAGCGCATCCCCATCCACATCTGTAAACACGCGGCTAAGGTCAAGTGAAAAGCCGTTGCCAAGTACAATACTCTGTGCTGACTGCGCACTTACCTGCAGCACAGGAGGATGATTCGTCGGCTGCGGAACAGCCTTGTCATTTATATTTAAAGTTACTGTAAAGCCATCCGCAGAATTTGTCTTTCCATCATTTGCTGTGAAATACAGTGTATAAGTTCCAGTCGATTTTGGCGTAAGTTGATAAATGCCGTCTTTATTAGTTTCCACTGCGGCAGGTTCTTCGCCGTTTACGCTGACATTATAAGTCAATGCATCTTCTTCCGCATCACGAAAGTGAAACACATCCGCAGATTTTAATGAAAACGATTCACCCAATTTGATGGAAGTACTTTGTGTTGCAGGATACTTTTGGTCTCAGTACGGTGCAGTGTTTTTCTTCTCTATTTTAACTGCAATCGTATATTCTTCTGCAGGGATGTCATTTGCGGAATTCATAGATGACCAACTGGGATCTCCACATTTAACTTTGATTTCTGTACCATCCTGGACCGGTATCTGGGCAGAACGTTTATATTCTGTACCATCAACGCTTACACGTACCTGAAAGTTCTTGTTTGCTGCTGTCGGTACAACTTTGACCACGCTAGTACCAGCAGGAAGCGTTAACGTATATGCTTTTGTCTTCGGTGAAAAAGCTGGAGAAAGCGTACCCACTGAAACATTCAATGCTTTGAGTGATTTATCAGTATTTCCCCAAGAACCACCGACATCTTCCCCAAACTTTTTTGTATACATCAAACATATTTCATCACCTGCCTGCAATGTTCCGGCAGCGACTGTAAAATTTCCAAAACCCGCATTTGTAAACCAATCGTTTAAAGTTCCCATCCAGCCGCTCATTCTACCGCCGTCAAATGCAGCTAATCCGTTAATTGAAGAAATATAATTACTTTCAGCTCCCTTCTGCGTAAAGCCGCTGCTTTCGATTGCTTCTTTTGCCGCACTCATCATAGTGGAATCCGCATGAATATCTACTTCTTTATCCACCAACGTACCATCCCACGAGGCTCCATCTGCTTTTGAGTACACTGTATTTTCAACAATCACGCGAACCTTACCAAGTGGAGTTTGTTGCTCTGCAGCAAACGCAGAAACCGGCAACATGCTGAAAATCATCAGCACCGCCATGCAGGATGCAATGAACCTGTTAAATCCAAATCTCTTTTTCATTCTGTTCTCCTCCTCCGATATTTACTGTACACTGCCGCCTACATCTGCCCCCAAACCTTTGCAGGTGTAGCACCAAATGATCTTATCCCCAGCCTTCAGTTTGTAGCTGGAGCAGCCATAATTCGGGAACCATCCGTTAACTTTGTACATCCAGCCAGATTGATTGCCACAGTCAAATTCGTACAGGTTGTTAATGCCTTCTATGTAATAGCTGTTATACATGGGAGTCCACGCATATTCAAGCTGAATATCTGTTAAAGTCGTTACACGTTTCAATACGTCAAAAACTGTTTCACCGTCTTTAAAATTCACACGTACAGTGGAAAGGATTGTACCGTCCGCCGGCACATACGCATTTTTTCCGGCTTTCAAGTCTTTTTTGTTGTTCAAAATCGTATCACAGCGAATTTCTATCGTACATGTCTGTGCAGTGGAAGAGGCCGCGCTTCGGTTGCTGGCAGCTGAAGCCGAACCCTT containing:
- a CDS encoding prenyltransferase/squalene oxidase repeat-containing protein → MTYNVSVNGEEPAAVETNKDGIYQLTPKSTGTYTLYFTANDGKTNSADGFTVTLNINDKAVPQPTNHPPVLQVSAQSAQSIVLGNGFSLDLSRVFTDVDGDALTYKVSVNGAAYVPAEKAYSFKPTEQGRTILRFQANDGTADSTDIYQVTLQTTSSDKVSQAYAATGNYLYNTVSNPTVGSVGGEWAVIGLARSGFAVNSAYYNKYVSNVINALQSGNGTIGSDQCTDYARVTLALTAIGYNVKNVAGYNLLEHFSDYNKDIHQGINGPVWALIALDSHSYAIPKATAGKMQATRENLVEAVLDAQLPDGGWAFFGSQADPDMTGMALQALAPYYNNKISLRMENRLVSTDSLTVRIKNAVNKAVALLSEMQNTKGGFASWGTDNAESVAQVIVALTALQINPAEDKRFVKNENSLIDNLCSFAVEGGGFRHTTGDRVNEMATEQAYYALVAYQYYKNNQKPLYDMGDIPSDEQQPYKAVVILIDSIGDVTVDKAATVKAARTAYDKLSASAKEQVSNYQKLLDAEKKLAELMKNVEAVQKLIAEIGTVTLEKEQQIQRAVNAYNALSKEERQTVANYELLEKAELKFTQLKHVDSVVKLIDKIGTVTRTSLAQITAARTAYEKLDQLEKALVNNYVILTKAENTYSQYQHADKVAKLISAIGHVSKNSAGIIQAARVGYNALSAEEKTFVMNYGILLAAEKEFVRLQKQTIVVANGGLPQISAQYNATSTVQQAQRRTHSGSVTAKNMSKSVVAAQSVNPVISAISSLTASSNEHAVLAAYRQYSSLSAEQQRKVSNYAVLRAELKRLSEANHKDASTGIQLEGAAWNVKLSVQTISSDQMQKAKQDFGSNTLLSMYQLTLTDILTGKEVQSTENLTVAVPVPAGAEKYKKLAIGQYDDTGRVQYSRCTVKNGTAVWKTKNPHRFALLACAEESTAKLAVKAAAASTGVPNLACANMIVWIAVASLAAGVIIIIAVVKIRKRKVNE
- a CDS encoding energy-coupling factor transporter transmembrane component T, with the protein product MNEPFSAYHPAVNFIFFTSAVLSAMFLLHPCFLCISAGMALLYYVLLTGIRGVKFLFSATALAVFITLLNPLFNTNGNTVLFRLWDSRPYTWEALTYGFVAGAVFLSVILWFACYNRIMTSDKFIYLFGRLVPAVSLVLTMVLRLIPNYQRSAQKISNARKCIGKFNTAGTTVQKLKNSMAELSALTSSALENSILSADSMKSRGYGCAERTAFSQYNWCAADRIFLLIIFVTIMLVIFCGQESTASFLGGPPAAAAVPDVPLLAGAVSYALLLFLPSFIHIKEELQWKYLRSKI
- a CDS encoding ECF transporter S component yields the protein MAEKFQIKKSSIASAVCIAAVILLLIFGGRVFGNQQYYAVSLMVILLSMVPFFLAFESRKPQAREVVTLAVMCALAVASRAVFIWLPHFKPMTAIIMIAGAAFGAEAGFLTGAVSAFVSNFLFGQGPWTPWQMLAFGIAGFLVGLLCNKGILSKKRIPLSIFGGIAVLVLIGPILDTSTLFMTAASVTQESAAAVYLSGLPVNAVHALATFLTLLLVSQPLFEKLDRIKLKYGIMEADREV
- a CDS encoding energy-coupling factor transporter transmembrane component T, whose protein sequence is MKFDSFHPAVNFLFFTAIFAFTVSSNHPVFVLISWICAFLFSLQLNGTRALVFNIVLIPCIGLFAAFYASFTHFGVTTLSINWIGNRITAESLLYGSIVGLTAAAVLMWISCFHATVPSDKIIYLFGRVAPKFSLLLSICLRLVPRIKAEESSINAAQCGIGRGKCQGSFFFRMRHAFREISILISWTLENFIQVSDSMKSRGFTLKKRTACSIYRFDNRDRIFVIFLCALITGAAAAAMFDQMQIQYDPQIVWNDITPISILFYVLYSLLCLLPAIVQAVTQIHFRLQESNV
- a CDS encoding ABC transporter ATP-binding protein, with product MEIFKIENLSFAYPVSGREALHQVSLSISQGEYLVLCGKSGSGKTTLLRHLKSVLAPHGKKSGHVLFCGQELEAVTLRNQSSKIGFVMQNPENQIVTDKVWHELAFGLESLGTDQSVMRLRVAEMASYFGIQSWFHRDVRELSGGQKQLLNLASIMAMQPQVLILDEPTSQLDPIAAADFLNTVCKINRELGTTVILSEHRLENIFPNADRVVVMEQGKVLADGNPRSIGQKLAREHSDLFVSLPAPMQIYYGVQKSTLPCPLTVREGRNWLSESFHGETPKITRIDKPNAEQETAAGVLEMKDVWFRYEKDAPDILKGVSLQVPANSLFAIVGGNGTGKSTTLKAACGICKPYRGRIKIFGKPLKKYKTTELFQNCLAMLPQDPQCLFVKKTVKEDLWEMLAEENLPQQEKETLIQTVVSQCGIANLLESHPYDLSGGEQQKAALAKVLLCRPKILLLDEPTKGIDNFYKIQLARIFQMLKETGTTIIMVTHDVEFCAQYADSVSMFFDGAVLTTSAPRNFFVQNSFYTTAANRMSRHLFENAVTNEDVIELWRRNFK
- a CDS encoding Crp/Fnr family transcriptional regulator — translated: MYETCLSFWDTLSDAQKESIHREAELIEVPVGARNPFGKEKNYQMLAVIKGRIRVYMLAEDGKEVTFYRMVPDSLCSFMLKDCLSEDGQIGIMLQAESNSEILCIPVQLHEALLTESAAYLKEQMESERDCCRKITGVVNDILSKRLDSRIAKLLLEESSFCGTNQLKITHEEIACHLGSAREVVTRILKDLQKRQMLILHRGAVVITDREKLKKLI
- a CDS encoding DUF4430 domain-containing protein, encoding MKKRFGFNRFIASCMAVLMIFSMLPVSAFAAEQQTPLGKVRVIVENTVYSKADGASWDGTLVDKEVDIHADSTMMSAAKEAIESSGFTQKGAESNYISSINGLAAFDGGRMSGWMGTLNDWFTNAGFGNFTVAAGTLQAGDEICLMYTKKFGEDVGGSWGNTDKSLKALNVSVGTLSPAFSPKTKAYTLTLPAGTSVVKVVPTAANKNFQVRVSVDGTEYKRSAQIPVQDGTEIKVKCGDPSWSSMNSANDIPAEEYTIAVKIEKKNTAPY